In Gossypium hirsutum isolate 1008001.06 chromosome D06, Gossypium_hirsutum_v2.1, whole genome shotgun sequence, one genomic interval encodes:
- the LOC107900463 gene encoding ribulose bisphosphate carboxylase/oxygenase activase 2, chloroplastic-like, giving the protein MAAEKEIDEETQTEKDRWKGLAYDISDDQQDITRGKGMVDSLFQAPMNDGTHYAVMSSYEYLSQGLKTYNLDNNMDGFYIAPAFMDKLVVHITKNFMSLPNIKVPLILGIWGGKGQGKSFQCELVFAKMGINPIMMSAGELESGNAGEPAKLIRQRYREAADIIKKGKMCALFINDLDAGAGRMGGTTQYTVNNQMVNATLMNIADNPTNVQLPGMYNKEENPRVPIIVTGNDFSTLYAPLIRDGRMEKFYWAPTRDDRVGVCKGIFRTDGIPDEDIVKLVDTFPGQSIDFFGALRARVYDDEVRKWISDVGVAGVGKKLVNSRDGPPTFEQPKMTIEKLLEYGNMLVAEQENVKRVQLADKYLSEAALGEANEDSINRGTFYGKAAQQVGVPVPEGCTDPNADNFDPTARSDDGTCTYQF; this is encoded by the exons ATGGCGGCGGAGAAAGAGATAGACGAAGAGACACAGACCGAAAAGGACCGATGGAAAGGGTTGGCTTACGATATTTCGGACGACCAACAGGACATTACTCGAGGGAAAGGGATGGTGGATTCCTTGTTCCAAGCTCCCATGAATGATGGAACTCACTATGCTGTCATGAGTTCCTATGAATACCTCAGCCAAGGTCTTAAAAC gtACAATTTGGACAACAACATGGATGGTTTCTACATTGCTCCTGCATTCATGGACAAGCTTGTTGTTCACATCACCAAGAACTTCATGTCCCTCCCTAACATTAAGGTTCCTCTAATCTTGGGTATTTGGGGAGGCAAAGGTCAAGGAAAATCTTTCCAATGTGAGCTTGTGTTTGCCAAGATGGGTATCAA CCCCATCATGATGAGTGCCGGAGAACTGGAAAGTGGAAACGCCGGTGAACCAGCCAAGTTGATCAGGCAAAGGTACCGTGAAGCTGCCGACATAATCAAAAAGGGCAAAATGTGCGCCCTCTTCATTAACGATCTCGATGCTGGTGCCGGTCGTATGGGAGGAACCACCCAATACACCGTCAACAACCAGATGGTTAATGCTACCCTCATGAACATCGCCGATAACCCCACCAACGTCCAGCTCCCCGGTATGTACAACAAGGAAGAGAACCCCCGTGTCCCCATTATCGTCACTGGTAACGATTTCTCCACACTGTATGCTCCTCTCATCCGTGACGGTCGTATGGAGAAATTTTACTGGGCACCAACTAGGGACGACCGTGTCGGTGTTTGCAAAGGTATTTTCAGGACCGACGGCATCCCAGATGAAGACATTGTTAAGCTCGTCGACACCTTCCCCGGCCAATCCATCG ATTTCTTCGGTGCCTTGAGGGCTCGGGTTTACGATGACGAAGTGAGGAAATGGATCAGTGATGTCGGAGTTGCAGGCGTAGGGAAGAAGTTAGTGAACTCAAGGGACGGACCTCCAACATTTGAGCAACCGAAAATGACCATTGAAAAGCTATTGGAATATGGAAACATGCTTGTTGCTGAGCAAGAGAATGTTAAGAGAGTCCAATTGGCTGACAAATACTTGAGTGAAGCTGCCCTTGGTGAAGCTAATGAAGATTCTATCAACAGAGGAACTTTCTATG GCAAAGCAGCACAACAAGTTGGGGTTCCAGTTCCCGAAGGATGCACTGATCCAAATGCTGATAACTTTGATCCAACGGCTAGAAGTGATGATGGAACTTGCACTTACCAATTTTAA